The following are encoded together in the Mycteria americana isolate JAX WOST 10 ecotype Jacksonville Zoo and Gardens chromosome 2, USCA_MyAme_1.0, whole genome shotgun sequence genome:
- the TMEM200C gene encoding transmembrane protein 200C yields the protein MIATGGLLRISARKQDPLRPQSQVPKRKRKAKKKRKNDVVVVKGKLKLFSLSGLIALCGILVLLVGIALAVVGYWPKPSQVYREGSFSGGRHLASQGGTPKNRSQSQEGAQAGIHPESPHRANTSTTATTRGSPQSPPTSSSPQASVGFLFRLFSSYLHSDKLKVLGPLIMGIGIFLFICANAVLHENRDKKTKIINLRDLYSTVIDAHSLRAKDGGTPASAPLNGFVNYVQSRGLELKPGGEGLGAAAMLAKSSWPPGLGVSLSPPDLASSPRRSSFCTPPQPPSLAEAVYSIYRERAALAGHAVTSPPCSPPESWGRRSTASSIVGSSLSAFTLLPLAPSGGGGGWRRPPGERGAREIPRGEFELSLTNLSSSHVEGGCGMRRHKLVLRRQSTSCLPDARRPLFPEPLQSPAVSRGTGSTLLVKASSSYSKSLDLGGSPPSTPPAFTRTDSQSSQSEPSSSNKGYSHLEEAGTSLESVANTPASKIQDCEEEPTEKTDPLKATSREQTGEQSQQTQRQYTNKEKLFMISRSHAALGLEDGELESTGI from the coding sequence ATGATCGCCACTGGAGGCCTCCTGAGGATCTCGGCTAGGAAACAGGACCCCTTGCGACCCCAAAGCCAAGTCCCCAAACGCAAACGCAAGGCCAAAAAGAAGCGCAAGAACGACGTGGTGGTGGTGAAAGGCAAGCTCAAGCTGTTCTCCCTCTCGGGGCTCATCGCCCTCTGTGGCATCTTGGTACTGTTGGTGGGCATTGCCTTGGCTGTGGTGGGCTACTGGCCGAAGCCCAGCCAGGTGTACAGAGAAGGCAGCTTCAGCGGGGGCCGGCACCTGGCGTCACAGGGTGGCACCCCCAAGAACCGCTCCCAGAGCCAGGAAGGGGCACAAGCAGGGATCCATCCAGAGTCACCCCACAGAGCCAACACCTCCACTACTGCTACCACCCGGGGATCCCCACAGTCCCCCCCCACTTCTTCGTCCCCCCAGGCCTCAGTGGGTTTCCTTTTCCGTCTTTTCTCGAGCTACTTGCATTCAGACAAGCTGAAGGTGCTGGGCCCCCTCATCATGGGTATCGGcatcttcctcttcatctgtGCCAATGCAGTGTTGCACGAGAACCGCGACAAGAAGACCAAGATCATCAACCTGCGTGACCTCTACTCCACCGTCATTGATGCCCACAGCTTGCGGGCCAAGGACGGAGGCACCCCGGCCTCAGCCCCTCTCAACGGCTTTGTCAACTATGTGCAGTCCCGAGGCCTGGAGCTAAAGCCCGGCGGTGAAGGCCTGGGTGCTGCAGCCATGCTGGCCAAGAGCTCCTGGCCACCAGGACTGGGTGTCTCCCTTTCCCCGCCAGACCTAGCGTCCTCACCACGGCGTTCCTCCTTCTGCACCCCACCGCAGCCGCCCAGCCTGGCCGAGGCTGTGTACAGCATCTACCGGGAGCGTGCTGCCCTTGCTGGCCACGCTGTCACcagcccaccctgcagcccgcCAGAGAGCTGGGGCCGGCGTAGCACAGCCAGCTCCATCGTTGGCTCTTCACTGAGCGCTTTCACCCTCCTGCCCTTGGCACCAAgcggcggagggggaggctggcgGAGGCCCCCTGGTGAGCGGGGAGCCCGGGAGATCCCACGGGGGGAGTTTGAACTGAGCCTGACCAACCTCAGCAGCAGCCACGTCGAGGGAGGCTGTGGGATGAGGAGGCACAAGCTGGTTCTCAGGCGGCAGAGCACCAGCTGCTTGCCCGATGCCAGGCGTCCCCTTTTCCCTGAGCCGCTTCAGTCCCCGGCTGTCAGCAGGGGCACGGGCTCCACTCTCTTAGTAAAGGCATCTTCTAGCTACTCCAAATCTCTGGATCTGGGGGGGTCACCCCCTTCAACCCCTCCTGCCTTCACCAGGACGGACTCCCAGAGTTCCCAGTCTGAGCCTTCCAGCAGCAATAAGGGCTACAGCCACCTGGAGGAGGCAGGCACCTCCTTGGAGTCAGTTGCCAACACCCCAGCCAGTAAAATCCAGGACTGTGAGGAGGAACCAACTGAGAAGACAGACCCCCTCAAGGCTACCAGCAGAGAACAAACAGGGGAGCAATCCCAGCAAACTCAAAGACAGTACACAAATAAAGAGAAACTCTTTATGATTTCTAGGTCGCACGCTGCATTAGGACTGGAGGACGGGGAACTGGAGAGTACTGGCAtctaa